In Candidatus Kaistella beijingensis, a genomic segment contains:
- a CDS encoding START-like domain-containing protein, with protein MAKTKVQYEFPMHCQSEILYEYMASAEGLSEWFADEVVEKGDDFFFSWNNGPAEKATLIRYKPESFVRFRWEEDEGTKNFFEMTIVIDDITEDLSLNITDFCEPGDEEENELYWENLIENLQIKLGAA; from the coding sequence ATGGCGAAAACGAAAGTGCAGTATGAGTTCCCAATGCACTGCCAATCAGAGATTTTGTACGAATATATGGCGAGTGCAGAAGGACTTTCGGAGTGGTTTGCGGATGAGGTGGTGGAAAAAGGCGACGATTTTTTCTTCAGTTGGAATAATGGTCCTGCGGAAAAGGCGACGCTGATTCGTTATAAGCCGGAAAGTTTCGTGCGTTTTCGTTGGGAAGAGGATGAAGGAACGAAAAATTTCTTCGAAATGACCATTGTGATTGATGATATTACTGAGGATTTGTCATTGAATATCACTGATTTTTGTGAGCCGGGTGATGAGGAAGAGAATGAATTGTATTGGGAAAATTTGATTGAAAATCTGCAAATTAAGCTCGGAGCAGCCTAG
- a CDS encoding KUP/HAK/KT family potassium transporter translates to MAEITEGGHHFDTKKLTAMGVLVSLGIVFGDIGTSPLYVMKAIVNAFKGGSAMPFDEYIEGALSCIIYTLTFQTTIKYVIIALKADNKGEGGILSLYSLVKRLKKKWLYVIAIIGASTLVADSVITPSLTVMSAVEGLKIFSPNTPVVAITLVILAIVFFVQQFGTASIGKFFGPVMVTWFLVLGISGSVHIFDHIDILKAFNPYYAYNLITHSPSAIIIMGAVFLCTTGAEALYSDLGHCGKQNIRVSWGFVKVMLILNYLGQGAWLLDNYHKVAEGVNPIFGILPEWAVLPGVILATAAAIIASQSVITGAFTMFSEAMSVTFWPNQQIDYPSGIKGQMYIPRVNWGLMALCFMVVIYFQKSEAMEAAYGLTITVTMLMTTILLFFWLRRTKAYKYFAVGFIIVYLSIELGFFYANVIKFFDGGWLTMVLGGFIAVCMYAWYNGRLIKAKFIKFIKLDKYVPVIKELKLDETIPKYATNLAFLSRAKREDEIEAKIIYSILRKQPKRADHYFILNIVNQEDPYTFKYNVDEIMPGTIYRVNFLLGFKIDRRINDYFDQVLSDLMEEDVIPSRSPHPSLRAHNVPPDLKYVIIDNTYINDTLLTVKEKLTLNIYNFVKYIGSDDFKAWGVSPHNVVVESAPLLDQKIVTKKIQQVDFKHYRS, encoded by the coding sequence ATGGCAGAAATCACAGAAGGCGGTCATCATTTCGATACCAAAAAACTCACCGCAATGGGAGTTTTAGTTTCACTCGGGATTGTTTTTGGAGACATCGGAACGTCGCCGCTTTATGTAATGAAAGCGATAGTAAACGCTTTTAAAGGTGGATCTGCAATGCCTTTCGACGAGTATATTGAAGGCGCACTGTCCTGCATTATTTATACTTTAACTTTTCAGACCACCATAAAATATGTTATCATTGCTTTAAAAGCAGATAACAAAGGTGAAGGTGGAATTCTTTCACTTTATTCTTTAGTGAAAAGATTGAAGAAAAAATGGCTTTATGTCATTGCGATTATTGGTGCATCAACTTTGGTTGCGGACAGTGTGATTACGCCTTCGTTAACAGTAATGTCGGCTGTTGAAGGGTTGAAAATTTTTAGTCCCAATACGCCGGTTGTAGCAATAACGCTCGTGATTTTAGCCATTGTATTTTTTGTTCAGCAATTCGGGACTGCTTCTATTGGTAAATTTTTCGGTCCTGTGATGGTGACGTGGTTTTTGGTTTTAGGAATTTCAGGATCGGTGCATATTTTTGATCATATCGATATTTTAAAGGCATTTAATCCCTATTACGCTTATAATTTGATTACCCATTCGCCGAGTGCAATTATAATCATGGGTGCAGTTTTCCTTTGTACAACAGGGGCGGAAGCACTTTATTCCGATCTTGGTCACTGCGGAAAACAAAATATCCGAGTAAGTTGGGGTTTTGTAAAAGTGATGCTGATTCTTAATTATTTAGGACAAGGAGCTTGGCTTTTGGATAACTATCACAAAGTTGCAGAAGGGGTGAATCCAATATTTGGAATTTTACCGGAATGGGCTGTTTTACCGGGCGTAATTTTAGCAACAGCAGCTGCAATCATTGCGAGTCAATCAGTAATTACCGGAGCTTTCACGATGTTTTCTGAAGCGATGTCTGTTACTTTTTGGCCAAATCAACAGATTGATTATCCGTCAGGAATCAAAGGTCAAATGTACATTCCAAGAGTTAATTGGGGTTTAATGGCGCTTTGTTTTATGGTGGTAATTTATTTTCAGAAATCTGAAGCAATGGAAGCTGCATACGGTTTAACAATTACCGTTACGATGTTGATGACGACAATTTTGCTGTTTTTTTGGTTGCGCAGGACGAAGGCCTACAAATATTTTGCAGTTGGCTTCATCATCGTTTACCTTTCCATTGAACTTGGATTTTTCTACGCCAATGTGATTAAATTTTTCGACGGTGGTTGGTTAACGATGGTTCTCGGCGGATTTATCGCAGTTTGTATGTATGCTTGGTATAACGGAAGATTGATTAAAGCTAAATTCATCAAATTCATTAAACTTGATAAATATGTTCCTGTGATCAAAGAGCTGAAATTGGATGAAACCATTCCAAAATATGCAACCAATCTTGCTTTTCTGAGCCGCGCCAAGAGAGAAGATGAAATTGAAGCCAAAATTATCTATTCCATTTTAAGAAAACAGCCGAAAAGAGCCGATCATTATTTCATCTTAAATATTGTCAATCAGGAAGATCCATACACTTTTAAATACAATGTGGATGAAATTATGCCTGGAACAATTTACCGTGTAAACTTCCTTTTAGGTTTTAAAATTGACCGCAGGATCAACGATTATTTTGACCAAGTTTTAAGCGATTTGATGGAAGAAGATGTGATTCCGTCAAGAAGTCCGCATCCTTCTTTGAGAGCGCACAATGTTCCGCCTGATTTAAAATACGTCATCATTGACAATACTTACATTAACGATACTTTGTTGACGGTGAAAGAAAAACTCACGCTCAACATATATAATTTCGTAAAGTATATCGGAAGTGACGATTTCAAAGCTTGGGGAGTTTCGCCGCACAATGTGGTGGTAGAATCTGCGCCGCTTCTGGATCAGAAAATTGTGACCAAAAAAATTCAGCAGGTAGATTTTAAGCATTATCGTTCCTAA
- a CDS encoding aspartate aminotransferase family protein, with protein MNSDFFKYQAQTTQFAAGFEVEKAEGNYIYGNDGKKYLDFVAGVSANTLGHSHPKIVDAIKTQAEKYLHVMVYGEYAQEMPVKLCKLLAEATPEPLEVTYLVNSGAEAIDGSLKLAKRYTGREEIISFNNSYHGNTHGALSVSGNEYHKREFRPLLPMVNFIEFNDEKDLEQITEKTACVILETIQGAAGFLVPENNYLKKLKNRCEEFGALLILDEIQPGFGRTGKLFAFEHYGIVPDILVMGKGMGGGVPVGAFMSSREIMGSLSHSPKLGHITTFGGNPLIAAASYATLKEVLESGLMNEVDKKERLFRELLVHPKIKNINGRGLMLAANLGSPEYTLDVAKRCMEKGLIVFWQLYRNEYLRISPPLTISEEEIKKGCAIILEALEE; from the coding sequence ATGAATTCCGATTTTTTTAAATATCAAGCACAAACCACCCAGTTCGCCGCAGGTTTTGAAGTAGAAAAAGCCGAAGGAAACTACATCTACGGAAACGATGGCAAAAAATACCTCGATTTTGTGGCGGGAGTTTCTGCGAATACTTTGGGACATTCCCACCCAAAAATTGTGGATGCCATAAAAACGCAGGCCGAAAAATACCTTCACGTCATGGTTTACGGCGAATATGCGCAAGAAATGCCTGTAAAACTTTGCAAACTTTTAGCCGAAGCAACTCCTGAACCTTTAGAAGTCACCTATCTTGTAAACAGCGGTGCAGAAGCAATCGACGGAAGTTTAAAACTTGCCAAAAGATATACAGGAAGAGAAGAAATCATTTCCTTTAATAATTCTTATCATGGAAATACACACGGCGCTTTGTCGGTTTCGGGAAATGAATACCATAAACGTGAGTTTCGTCCGCTTTTGCCGATGGTGAACTTTATTGAGTTCAATGACGAAAAGGATTTAGAGCAAATCACGGAGAAAACGGCGTGTGTTATTTTAGAAACCATTCAAGGTGCAGCAGGATTTCTTGTTCCTGAAAATAATTATTTGAAAAAATTGAAAAATCGTTGTGAAGAATTTGGAGCTTTATTGATTCTCGATGAAATTCAGCCCGGATTTGGAAGGACTGGAAAACTTTTTGCCTTCGAACATTACGGAATTGTTCCCGATATTTTGGTGATGGGAAAAGGAATGGGAGGCGGCGTTCCTGTTGGTGCTTTTATGAGTTCTCGAGAAATTATGGGATCACTTTCACATTCCCCGAAATTGGGCCATATCACGACTTTTGGTGGAAATCCTCTGATTGCGGCGGCAAGTTATGCGACTTTGAAGGAGGTTCTTGAAAGCGGTTTGATGAATGAGGTTGATAAAAAAGAAAGGTTGTTTCGAGAACTTTTGGTTCACCCGAAAATTAAAAATATCAACGGACGTGGTTTGATGTTGGCCGCAAATCTTGGTTCGCCTGAATATACCTTGGATGTTGCTAAACGCTGCATGGAAAAAGGTTTGATTGTTTTTTGGCAATTGTACCGAAACGAATATCTAAGAATTTCTCCGCCTTTGACGATTTCGGAAGAAGAAATTAAGAAAGGCTGTGCAATTATTTTGGAGGCTTTGGAGGAATAA
- a CDS encoding CDP-alcohol phosphatidyltransferase family protein, producing MNFIKNNLANAFTLANLFSGSIGVIHLITGDYKVTAICIILSLILDFFDGFVARAMKSNSQLGVQLDSLADMVSFGLLPGIVMYKALEPFGNQIWGIGIPFELKYLGLFITLFSCLRLAIFNLDEEQKYYFKGLNTPSNTILVFGLFYAFLEQESFKFLFENPLLLIIFTTISSWLLISPIKMIAMKFKSMKLEDNYPKLALLIGAVLLLVIFGITGIPLVIIYYILISLIFQRSLN from the coding sequence ATGAATTTCATTAAAAACAATTTGGCGAACGCTTTTACCTTGGCGAATCTATTTTCGGGAAGTATTGGTGTAATTCATTTGATTACAGGAGATTACAAAGTCACAGCGATTTGCATCATTCTTTCATTAATTCTCGATTTTTTCGATGGATTTGTAGCGAGAGCGATGAAGTCGAATTCGCAATTGGGCGTTCAACTCGATTCGCTTGCAGATATGGTAAGTTTCGGATTACTTCCAGGAATCGTGATGTATAAAGCGTTGGAACCATTTGGAAATCAAATCTGGGGAATCGGAATTCCTTTTGAACTAAAATATTTGGGACTTTTTATCACGCTTTTTTCCTGTTTGAGATTGGCCATTTTCAATTTGGATGAAGAGCAGAAATATTATTTTAAAGGTTTGAATACGCCTTCAAACACGATTTTGGTTTTTGGATTGTTTTATGCTTTTTTGGAACAGGAAAGCTTCAAGTTTTTGTTTGAAAATCCTTTATTGTTAATTATTTTCACCACAATTTCTTCTTGGCTTTTAATTTCTCCCATAAAAATGATTGCCATGAAATTCAAATCCATGAAATTGGAAGACAATTACCCGAAATTGGCTTTACTAATCGGCGCCGTTTTACTATTAGTTATTTTCGGAATCACAGGAATTCCATTAGTAATAATTTATTATATTTTGATTTCTTTAATTTTTCAAAGAAGTTTAAATTAA
- a CDS encoding pyruvate dehydrogenase complex E1 component subunit beta: protein MEYTFREVICQAMSEEMRKDESIYLMGEEVAEYNGAYKASKGMLDEFGPKRVIDTPIAELGFTGIAVGSAMNGNRPIVEFMTFNFSLVGIDQIINNAAKIRQMSGGQWNCPIVFRGPTGSAGQLGATHSQALESWYANCPGLKVVVPSNPYDAKGLLKSAIQDNDPVIFMESEQMYGDKMEIPEEEYYIPLGKADIKKEGKDVTLVSFGKIMKLAIQAAQDLEKEGISVEVIDLRTVRPLDYDTVLASVRKTNRLVILEEAWPFASVASEITYMVQQKAFDYLDAPIKRITTPDAPAPYSAALFAEWFPKLDKVKEEIKKALYIKA from the coding sequence ATGGAATATACTTTTCGTGAAGTGATTTGTCAGGCAATGAGCGAGGAAATGCGCAAAGACGAGTCAATTTATTTAATGGGTGAAGAAGTTGCAGAATATAACGGTGCCTACAAAGCCTCAAAAGGAATGCTCGATGAATTCGGTCCGAAAAGAGTGATTGACACGCCGATTGCGGAACTTGGTTTTACAGGAATTGCGGTAGGTTCGGCGATGAACGGAAACCGGCCGATTGTGGAATTCATGACGTTCAACTTTTCTTTGGTGGGGATTGACCAAATTATCAACAACGCGGCAAAAATCCGTCAGATGAGCGGTGGTCAATGGAACTGCCCAATCGTTTTCCGTGGTCCGACTGGTTCTGCGGGACAATTAGGAGCAACTCACTCACAAGCTTTGGAATCTTGGTACGCCAACTGTCCGGGATTAAAAGTGGTGGTTCCATCAAATCCTTACGACGCTAAAGGACTTTTGAAATCAGCGATTCAAGACAACGATCCAGTAATTTTTATGGAATCTGAGCAAATGTATGGAGACAAAATGGAAATTCCTGAAGAAGAATATTACATCCCACTCGGGAAAGCAGACATCAAGAAAGAAGGAAAAGACGTGACTTTGGTTTCTTTCGGAAAAATCATGAAGTTAGCAATTCAGGCAGCTCAAGATTTGGAAAAAGAAGGGATTTCTGTAGAAGTAATTGATTTAAGAACAGTTCGTCCTTTGGATTACGATACGGTTTTGGCTTCGGTTAGGAAAACCAACAGACTCGTTATTTTAGAAGAAGCTTGGCCATTTGCAAGCGTAGCTTCGGAAATTACGTATATGGTTCAGCAAAAAGCATTCGATTATTTGGATGCGCCAATCAAGAGAATTACAACTCCGGATGCACCTGCGCCGTATTCCGCTGCACTTTTCGCAGAATGGTTCCCGAAATTGGACAAAGTGAAAGAGGAAATCAAAAAAGCACTTTACATCAAAGCATAA
- a CDS encoding DUF2147 domain-containing protein, with protein sequence MKKIAFAFVALFFATLSYAQIEGKWKTIDDETGKPKSIVEIYKKSDGKYYGKIVQLLIKPEHNTCVDCSDDRKNKPLIGLEIIRGLSKNGNEFSGGTIVNPKGGKEYGCKITRSGDKLNVKGSLKSLSFIGKTQTWHAVK encoded by the coding sequence ATGAAAAAAATAGCTTTCGCTTTCGTTGCCTTATTTTTCGCAACACTTTCTTATGCACAAATCGAAGGAAAATGGAAGACCATTGACGACGAAACGGGTAAACCAAAATCAATCGTAGAGATTTATAAAAAATCAGACGGTAAATATTATGGTAAAATTGTTCAACTTCTTATTAAACCTGAACACAATACCTGTGTTGATTGTTCTGATGATAGAAAAAACAAACCCTTAATTGGATTGGAAATTATTAGAGGACTTTCTAAAAATGGGAATGAATTTTCCGGAGGTACCATCGTTAATCCTAAAGGTGGAAAAGAATACGGTTGCAAAATCACCAGAAGTGGAGATAAATTAAATGTAAAAGGTTCATTGAAGAGTCTTTCATTTATTGGGAAAACCCAAACTTGGCATGCGGTAAAATAA
- a CDS encoding 3'-5' exonuclease — protein MNIKLHKPLCIFDLETTGTNVAKDRIVEICILKVNPDSSRESKTWLVNPEMYIPKESSAVHGIYDEDVKDAPKFKEIAPKIMEMISGSDLGGFNSNRFDVPLLAEELLRAGIDFDLSKFKLVDAQTIFHKMEPRNLTAAYNFYCGKSLENAHSAEADVLATFEVLDAQVGHYEDLPKDIAGLSEFSFHNKFADLAGFIAFDEDEKEIFTFGKYKGQRVKDVFQKDLGYFGWIQNADFPLYTKKVLTGIQLKSKF, from the coding sequence ATGAACATAAAATTACATAAACCACTCTGCATCTTCGATTTAGAAACCACAGGAACCAACGTCGCTAAAGATAGAATTGTTGAAATCTGCATCTTAAAAGTCAATCCCGATTCGTCCCGTGAAAGCAAAACTTGGCTGGTAAATCCTGAAATGTATATCCCAAAAGAATCAAGCGCCGTTCATGGAATTTATGATGAAGACGTTAAAGACGCTCCGAAATTCAAAGAAATTGCCCCAAAAATTATGGAAATGATTTCGGGAAGCGATTTGGGCGGATTCAATTCCAACCGTTTTGACGTGCCACTTTTGGCGGAAGAATTATTGAGAGCAGGAATTGATTTTGATTTGAGCAAATTCAAATTAGTCGATGCACAAACGATTTTCCATAAAATGGAACCGAGAAATTTGACTGCCGCCTACAACTTTTATTGCGGAAAATCTTTGGAAAATGCCCATTCTGCGGAAGCTGATGTTTTGGCGACTTTCGAGGTTTTGGATGCGCAAGTTGGTCATTATGAAGACCTTCCAAAAGATATTGCAGGTTTGAGCGAATTTTCATTTCACAATAAATTTGCTGATTTGGCAGGATTCATTGCATTTGACGAAGATGAAAAGGAAATTTTCACTTTCGGGAAATATAAAGGACAACGAGTGAAAGACGTTTTCCAAAAAGATTTGGGATATTTTGGATGGATTCAGAATGCTGATTTTCCGCTTTACACGAAGAAGGTTTTGACGGGAATTCAGTTGAAGTCCAAGTTCTAA
- a CDS encoding OstA-like protein gives MQKFFILLLFSTVQIFAQINTQPKDVLVKDPYFNAPQNAQQGAKVRLIHSDFFQKTPDKYNGNPYFSGNVQFEHQGSLLSADEVIFYQEQNFVKAIGNVKLQNSDGSVITSGEMEYDGNTQKGIARKNVVLTDPKQTIKTETMYYDRVSNKAYFNTGGTISDATNTMYTKSATYDLNTKMIDFTGNVKINNPEYTVEGTNIKQNQNTNTADFFGPTTITNKKNPSNYVFTERGSYNMNSKEVYLKKNSRIHYNGKILTGDDMYFNQITGFGKATGNVTLRDPKERRYMKGGYGEIYEKKDSAMMTEKPYAVKILEKDSMYFSAQRILAYQKIDDKDALKKKSFLRAYRKARMFKSNIQVRADSLSFNETDGIMHLFGKPIAWSGEKQVTGDKIEAYFDTEKEFIDSLKVIGNAFAISKADSLSMKDEFNQVKGKLMTVYYDQNDIKLAKVIGNAQAITYADDQNEKTKEVERIGVTLSTCGTIEAEFEDRKVQIISCNIGANTDIYPMSKISREKRFFPDFNWNTKDRLRKWQDIFLETPDYEEIKYESDDKLFNAAQKAIDDAKAKEEAKKPKRVRK, from the coding sequence ATGCAAAAATTTTTCATTTTACTTCTGTTCTCTACTGTTCAGATTTTTGCTCAAATTAATACGCAGCCGAAAGATGTTTTGGTGAAAGATCCGTATTTCAATGCGCCACAAAATGCGCAGCAAGGTGCAAAAGTGCGTTTAATTCACTCCGATTTTTTTCAGAAAACCCCTGATAAATATAACGGGAATCCATACTTCTCGGGAAATGTGCAGTTCGAGCATCAAGGTTCTCTGCTATCTGCGGATGAGGTAATTTTTTATCAGGAACAAAATTTCGTGAAAGCGATTGGAAACGTAAAACTCCAAAATTCCGACGGTTCTGTGATCACTTCAGGTGAAATGGAATACGACGGAAATACTCAAAAAGGAATCGCAAGAAAAAATGTGGTTCTCACCGATCCAAAACAAACCATCAAAACGGAAACAATGTATTACGACAGAGTTTCCAATAAAGCGTATTTCAACACGGGTGGAACAATTTCCGACGCAACCAACACGATGTACACCAAATCGGCAACGTATGATTTGAACACAAAAATGATCGACTTTACAGGAAATGTGAAAATCAACAATCCTGAATACACCGTTGAAGGAACCAACATCAAACAAAATCAAAATACCAACACTGCAGATTTTTTCGGTCCCACTACGATTACGAACAAAAAGAATCCTTCAAATTACGTTTTTACGGAAAGAGGTTCCTATAACATGAATTCTAAAGAAGTGTATTTGAAGAAAAATTCCCGCATTCATTACAATGGAAAAATTCTCACAGGTGATGATATGTATTTCAACCAAATCACAGGTTTTGGAAAAGCAACAGGAAATGTAACTTTACGAGACCCGAAAGAAAGACGGTATATGAAAGGAGGTTACGGCGAAATCTACGAGAAGAAAGATTCCGCCATGATGACCGAAAAACCTTATGCCGTGAAAATTTTGGAAAAAGATTCCATGTATTTTTCAGCGCAGCGAATTTTGGCTTACCAGAAAATTGATGACAAAGACGCTTTAAAGAAAAAAAGTTTCCTTCGTGCCTATCGAAAAGCGAGAATGTTTAAATCCAACATTCAAGTTCGTGCTGATTCTTTAAGTTTTAATGAAACCGACGGAATTATGCACCTTTTCGGGAAACCAATTGCTTGGAGCGGAGAGAAACAGGTTACAGGAGATAAAATCGAAGCTTATTTCGATACCGAAAAAGAGTTCATCGATTCCTTAAAAGTGATAGGAAATGCTTTCGCCATCAGTAAAGCGGATTCTTTAAGTATGAAAGATGAATTCAATCAGGTGAAAGGAAAACTGATGACGGTTTATTACGACCAAAACGATATCAAACTCGCCAAAGTCATTGGAAATGCACAAGCAATTACTTATGCAGACGACCAAAACGAGAAAACCAAAGAAGTGGAGAGAATCGGTGTTACTCTGTCCACTTGCGGAACCATTGAAGCTGAATTTGAAGATAGAAAAGTTCAGATTATTTCCTGCAACATTGGTGCAAATACCGACATTTATCCCATGAGTAAAATATCGCGCGAGAAAAGATTCTTCCCCGATTTCAATTGGAACACCAAAGACCGACTACGAAAATGGCAAGACATTTTTCTGGAAACTCCCGATTATGAGGAAATAAAATACGAATCCGACGACAAACTTTTCAACGCCGCACAGAAAGCAATCGACGATGCAAAAGCAAAAGAAGAAGCGAAGAAACCGAAACGAGTGCGGAAGTAG
- a CDS encoding LTA synthase family protein, with protein MKELRFREITALIYRLFLAFFFYQIARFLFWIFNRDLIKVESVSDYFNLAYHGTAFDTTAIFYVNSLFILLSLIPVIINTKPYYQKFLFWLYFIMNGIAYGMNFGDFVYYKFSQARLTSAAMHVAQHESNLGRIFFTSILEHPFVIFWFGFLMFLWVFLYKKVKVEEFKPKREWVYFVSSIVTLCITAILVVGGIRGDFKHSTRPINLVDANKFVKNPLQANIVLNSVFSFFRTIGTNNFEEVHFVEQKFIDENIHPYKLYKRENVEPKPNIVIFILESFAKEYSGAFNRNTEIKNFVSYTPFFDSLATQSLIATNAFANGRQSIHGMSSVLAGIPSLKDAFTSSPYSNQKIQSIVSVSNEMGYDTSFFHGAPNGSMGFQGFGNILGFKHYYGKDEYNNDADFDGMWAIWDEPFFQYFARTLNQKKSPFMATMFSASSHHPFKVPEKYEGKFKKGTLEIHAPIQYTDYSIKKFFETAKKMPWYNNTIFVLVADHTNQVAYPEYEKAINRFAVPILFYSPNPKYNLKGEINEPAQQMDIYPTLADLMGYNKRIRSWGRSLVSEDKNYMIVNSDSINEQFMIGNYIYLFDGKNVTGIYDINDKGLEKNLINSVKNEEIEKGILRCKAWYQDYMYRVINRKLE; from the coding sequence ATGAAGGAATTGAGGTTTCGGGAAATTACTGCGCTGATTTACAGGTTGTTTTTGGCTTTCTTTTTTTATCAGATTGCACGTTTTCTGTTTTGGATTTTTAATAGGGATTTGATTAAAGTCGAGTCCGTTTCCGATTATTTTAATTTGGCTTATCATGGAACAGCTTTCGACACCACTGCGATTTTTTATGTCAATTCGCTGTTTATTTTATTGAGTTTGATTCCGGTTATCATCAACACGAAACCTTATTATCAGAAATTTCTTTTTTGGTTGTACTTCATCATGAACGGAATTGCATACGGAATGAATTTTGGCGATTTTGTGTATTATAAGTTCTCTCAAGCACGACTCACCAGTGCAGCGATGCACGTCGCACAACACGAAAGCAATTTGGGAAGAATATTTTTTACTTCAATTTTAGAACATCCTTTCGTTATTTTTTGGTTTGGATTTTTGATGTTTTTGTGGGTTTTCCTTTACAAAAAAGTGAAAGTTGAAGAATTTAAACCGAAAAGAGAATGGGTTTATTTTGTTTCATCCATCGTCACTTTATGCATCACCGCTATTTTGGTTGTAGGCGGAATTCGAGGGGATTTCAAACATTCAACACGACCGATAAATTTGGTGGATGCCAATAAATTTGTGAAAAATCCGTTGCAGGCAAATATTGTTTTAAACAGTGTTTTTTCCTTTTTTCGAACCATTGGGACCAACAATTTTGAGGAAGTTCATTTCGTGGAACAAAAGTTTATTGACGAAAATATTCATCCTTACAAACTTTATAAAAGAGAAAACGTAGAACCAAAACCCAATATTGTGATTTTCATTCTTGAAAGTTTTGCGAAAGAATATTCGGGAGCTTTTAACAGAAATACGGAAATTAAAAATTTTGTTTCTTACACCCCATTTTTCGACAGTTTGGCGACACAGAGCTTGATTGCGACCAATGCTTTTGCCAATGGAAGACAGTCCATTCACGGAATGAGTTCTGTTTTGGCGGGAATTCCGAGTTTGAAAGATGCGTTTACAAGTTCGCCTTATTCCAATCAAAAAATCCAGTCGATTGTTTCGGTTTCCAATGAAATGGGTTATGATACCTCATTTTTTCATGGCGCTCCCAATGGTTCCATGGGATTTCAAGGGTTTGGGAATATTTTGGGTTTCAAACATTATTACGGAAAAGATGAATATAATAACGATGCGGATTTCGATGGAATGTGGGCAATTTGGGACGAACCGTTTTTTCAATATTTTGCGAGAACTCTGAATCAGAAGAAATCCCCGTTTATGGCGACGATGTTTTCTGCTTCTTCACACCATCCGTTTAAAGTTCCTGAAAAATACGAGGGAAAATTCAAAAAGGGAACTTTAGAAATTCACGCACCGATTCAGTACACCGATTATTCGATTAAGAAATTCTTTGAAACCGCTAAAAAAATGCCGTGGTATAACAATACGATTTTCGTTTTAGTGGCGGATCACACCAACCAAGTTGCTTATCCTGAATACGAGAAAGCAATCAACCGATTTGCCGTCCCGATTCTTTTCTATTCTCCAAATCCGAAGTATAATTTAAAAGGAGAAATTAACGAACCTGCTCAACAGATGGATATTTATCCCACTTTGGCAGATTTGATGGGTTACAATAAACGGATCAGAAGTTGGGGCAGAAGTTTGGTTTCCGAGGATAAAAATTATATGATTGTGAATTCGGATTCCATCAACGAGCAGTTCATGATTGGGAATTATATCTATCTATTTGATGGAAAAAATGTGACGGGAATCTATGATATCAATGATAAAGGTTTGGAAAAAAACCTCATTAATTCTGTTAAAAATGAAGAAATTGAAAAAGGAATTCTGCGGTGTAAAGCTTGGTATCAAGATTATATGTATCGGGTGATTAACCGGAAGTTGGAGTAA
- a CDS encoding Fur family transcriptional regulator produces the protein MDPKQKELNITTIKEVLRQYLQEKGFRNTPERYTILEEIYNMEHHFNVDDLYILMMQKKYHVSKATIYNTIEIFLDAGLIRKHQFGEKTLTSSSYEKSYFDKQHDHLVIYKKDSDKEIEEIIEFCDPRIQGIKEAIEAAFGVNIDSHSLYFYGTKKD, from the coding sequence ATGGATCCGAAACAGAAAGAACTCAATATTACCACCATAAAGGAAGTTTTAAGGCAATATCTTCAGGAAAAAGGATTTCGGAATACGCCCGAAAGATACACCATCCTTGAAGAAATTTACAATATGGAACACCACTTCAACGTGGATGACCTCTATATTTTGATGATGCAGAAAAAGTATCACGTTTCCAAAGCCACTATTTACAACACTATCGAAATATTCTTGGATGCTGGATTGATCAGAAAACATCAATTTGGCGAAAAAACACTTACTTCTTCTTCTTATGAAAAATCGTATTTTGACAAACAGCACGACCATCTGGTGATTTACAAGAAAGATTCCGACAAGGAAATTGAGGAAATCATCGAATTCTGTGATCCTAGAATTCAGGGAATTAAGGAGGCGATTGAAGCTGCTTTTGGCGTAAATATTGATTCGCACTCACTTTACTTCTACGGAACCAAAAAAGATTAA